The following are from one region of the Mannheimia granulomatis genome:
- the recO gene encoding DNA repair protein RecO — protein MTTDQWQRAFVLHRREYSESSLLVDFFTEHHGRITLLAKGARRSRSPLKAVLQPFTPLLLRWTGKGDLKTLTKAEPAALTLPMNTISLYSGFYINEVLARVLENQTAYPTLFQHYLTCITQLATQQEVEPILRTFEFQTLKALGYGVDFTHCAATGLAVDADMSYQFRENEGFIASLLQNNYSFLGRDLLAFAELDFSEKSTQQAAKRFTRIALKPYLGSQPLKSRELFQTILPNKLKGS, from the coding sequence ATGACCACAGACCAATGGCAACGAGCCTTTGTACTTCACCGTCGAGAATACAGCGAAAGTAGTTTGCTTGTGGATTTCTTTACAGAACATCACGGGCGGATCACATTACTTGCCAAGGGGGCAAGGCGTTCTCGTTCGCCGTTGAAGGCGGTATTGCAGCCTTTTACGCCGTTGTTGCTTCGTTGGACAGGCAAGGGTGATCTGAAAACTTTAACCAAAGCAGAACCGGCAGCGTTAACCTTGCCGATGAATACTATTTCACTTTACAGCGGTTTTTATATCAATGAAGTACTTGCAAGAGTATTGGAAAATCAGACCGCTTACCCAACGCTTTTTCAACATTATTTAACCTGCATCACTCAGTTAGCCACTCAGCAAGAGGTCGAGCCGATTTTACGCACCTTTGAATTTCAGACCCTAAAAGCACTTGGTTATGGTGTGGATTTTACTCATTGTGCGGCAACAGGTTTGGCGGTAGATGCGGATATGAGCTATCAATTTAGAGAAAATGAGGGCTTTATTGCCTCGTTACTGCAGAATAATTATAGTTTTTTAGGGCGGGATCTGCTGGCATTTGCCGAGCTGGATTTTTCGGAAAAGTCTACTCAACAGGCAGCAAAACGCTTTACCCGAATTGCATTAAAACCTTATTTAGGTTCTCAGCCACTAAAGAGCCGAGAGTTATTTCAAACTATTTTGCCGAATAAATTAAAAGGAAGTTAA
- a CDS encoding tight adherence protein G, whose product MKIISLFQTKRFIQDESGVYTIMGGLLALPILALIFVSLEGAAIIQDKARLADSLEQAVLALTAENNSGRKATDYKLSGGNTNNDGFNMHSEVGKRDHQITKTFVKVYLPQTNEEKMQLTPVCTTKHETNKKGHTSSSEVTCTVAGNIDHLSWFPLTVGNITVIPQNVSVASESKAFKKNSFNIPIDLMVVTDLSGSMRYDLTNTREVNNGSSKLGILKSVLEELAAKSLFSPESNDNNRIAVAPFALGAQYSDNQCILPFVLKNDQIYSYRRAYYTSSESMKKSITNYLSGYYRHEIDRIKFAHSLAYLVDIKKTIESIGKEYPKDPIIFNKNKLCLGERNRNSHKWYNKNESSQFFTLVEGLHAEGSTLVSSGLLTAATIMLKEKSRTEELGEQTKRVILVLSDGNDELTAGDKGTPFTQYSRITENFLLGQEEVTQKANNNQDFYDKDRRYVGSLPLYFKDETQRRKLSLNACDQIREKLNQHNRDQNTKIVFVEFGYSSKSRNAWEKCVGKNNYYSANNRESLLNSFKQAIGETDDIGRSIN is encoded by the coding sequence ATGAAAATAATATCACTATTTCAAACTAAACGTTTTATTCAAGACGAATCGGGTGTCTATACCATTATGGGTGGCCTATTAGCACTCCCTATTCTTGCACTTATTTTCGTCTCTCTTGAAGGCGCTGCGATTATTCAAGATAAAGCACGCCTTGCCGATAGTCTAGAACAAGCTGTTTTAGCACTGACCGCTGAAAATAACAGTGGGCGAAAGGCGACTGATTATAAATTATCTGGCGGTAATACAAACAATGACGGCTTTAATATGCATTCCGAAGTGGGAAAACGCGATCATCAAATCACCAAAACTTTTGTAAAAGTCTATCTCCCTCAAACAAATGAAGAGAAAATGCAATTAACGCCGGTCTGTACAACAAAGCATGAAACAAATAAAAAAGGGCATACAAGTTCAAGTGAAGTCACTTGTACTGTTGCCGGTAATATTGATCACCTTTCATGGTTTCCACTCACTGTAGGTAATATTACTGTTATCCCCCAAAATGTATCTGTTGCCAGCGAGTCCAAAGCATTCAAAAAGAATAGCTTTAATATTCCAATTGACCTAATGGTTGTAACCGATTTATCCGGTTCAATGAGATATGATTTAACTAATACACGTGAAGTCAATAATGGAAGCAGTAAACTGGGAATATTAAAATCCGTGCTTGAAGAATTGGCTGCGAAATCATTATTTAGCCCGGAATCTAATGATAACAACCGTATTGCAGTTGCACCTTTTGCACTAGGTGCACAATATTCAGATAATCAATGTATACTTCCATTTGTATTAAAAAATGATCAAATATATTCTTATCGAAGAGCTTATTATACTTCTAGTGAGAGTATGAAAAAAAGTATTACTAATTATTTATCTGGTTACTATCGGCATGAAATTGATAGAATCAAATTTGCACACAGCTTGGCTTATTTAGTTGATATCAAAAAAACCATTGAATCCATTGGAAAAGAATATCCTAAAGATCCGATTATTTTCAACAAAAACAAACTTTGTTTAGGTGAACGCAATAGAAATAGCCATAAATGGTATAATAAAAATGAATCAAGTCAATTTTTTACTTTAGTAGAAGGACTTCATGCTGAAGGAAGTACATTAGTCAGCTCAGGTTTGCTTACAGCAGCAACAATTATGCTTAAAGAAAAAAGCCGGACTGAAGAGTTAGGAGAACAGACTAAACGGGTAATTTTAGTTTTATCTGATGGTAATGATGAGCTAACTGCTGGTGATAAAGGCACTCCATTTACACAATATAGTCGAATTACCGAAAACTTTCTTTTAGGTCAGGAAGAAGTAACTCAGAAAGCTAATAATAATCAAGACTTTTATGACAAAGATAGACGTTATGTAGGCTCACTTCCACTTTATTTTAAAGATGAAACTCAACGTAGAAAATTATCCTTAAATGCATGTGATCAAATTAGAGAGAAGCTAAATCAACATAATAGAGATCAAAATACTAAAATCGTGTTTGTTGAATTTGGTTATTCTTCAAAATCCAGAAATGCTTGGGAGAAATGTGTAGGGAAAAATAACTACTACTCTGCCAATAATAGGGAATCTCTCCTTAATTCATTTAAGCAAGCAATTGGGGAAACCGATGACATCGGGCGTAGTATAAACTAA
- the tadF gene encoding tight adherence pilus pseudopilin TadF: protein MKKIIKLLKNNQGSVTVEFIFIFFLFSILLIFLIDVAILQSTTGKLQRTSYSILNVVKERNISDGGKEEVTEEDVKKLKKLAARLMGESDESLIDVTVHYYGFESIKPQNPNGDATRPPKTTKPSSKNISTNSNNCKSAYTTNITDASPITENFKGSNRYASIYHVTVCRKMTNLFKGLTLAKSDYESGFLRASALGVGR, encoded by the coding sequence ATGAAAAAGATAATAAAACTCCTTAAAAATAACCAAGGGTCTGTAACAGTTGAATTTATATTTATTTTCTTCCTGTTCTCCATATTACTTATTTTCCTAATTGATGTTGCGATTTTGCAATCAACAACGGGAAAATTACAACGTACTTCTTATTCCATACTCAACGTAGTAAAAGAACGCAATATCTCCGATGGCGGTAAAGAAGAAGTAACTGAAGAAGATGTAAAAAAACTGAAGAAACTTGCTGCACGTTTAATGGGAGAGTCAGATGAATCTCTTATTGATGTAACTGTACACTATTATGGATTTGAATCAATTAAACCTCAGAATCCGAATGGTGACGCTACTCGTCCGCCAAAGACAACCAAACCGTCGTCAAAAAATATTTCAACAAACAGTAATAATTGCAAATCTGCTTATACAACCAATATTACAGATGCATCCCCTATTACCGAAAATTTTAAAGGTTCAAACCGTTATGCTTCCATTTATCATGTTACGGTATGTCGAAAAATGACGAATTTATTCAAAGGGCTAACCCTAGCAAAAAGTGACTATGAGTCAGGTTTTTTAAGAGCTTCAGCCTTAGGCGTAGGTCGCTAA
- a CDS encoding TadE/TadG family type IV pilus assembly protein yields MKRSVSRFISNIKGTSTIEFSLTIGLFVLVLFMIAEGCRIALLSSYLDLSISEASRFAKKNPARSNYQEIFTQNIKSPDKLWTFLNQNAITEVTVQYANNFDDLVSGKLHGSSVGSPFAQYTFKYKYTPLFFWVSKTAVEPLFTRNIVVLQEYEKDNKTP; encoded by the coding sequence ATGAAAAGATCTGTATCTCGTTTTATTTCTAATATAAAAGGTACATCAACAATTGAGTTCAGTCTCACGATTGGACTCTTTGTTCTCGTCCTTTTTATGATTGCGGAAGGCTGCCGAATTGCACTGCTTTCCTCCTACTTGGATTTATCGATTTCAGAGGCTTCGCGTTTTGCCAAGAAAAATCCTGCCAGAAGTAACTATCAAGAAATATTTACACAAAATATAAAAAGCCCAGATAAGCTTTGGACATTTCTCAACCAAAATGCCATTACTGAAGTAACAGTGCAATATGCAAATAATTTTGATGATCTGGTCTCCGGCAAGCTTCATGGTAGTTCTGTCGGCTCGCCTTTTGCACAATATACTTTTAAGTATAAATATACACCTTTATTTTTCTGGGTGTCTAAAACTGCAGTTGAACCATTATTCACACGTAACATTGTAGTCCTTCAAGAATATGAAAAAGATAATAAAACTCCTTAA
- a CDS encoding tetratricopeptide repeat protein, giving the protein MSYKLIKVTFVSGLLLTLSACSTLNQSSHNLPERKAEQEKLYENTKNYSALISMYRDELKLNQDPLTQFKLSKSYYHLGDSASSLIYLEPLRFSAHPFNQDIELLYIRNKIQLGQYQDAYLAATDLIQLAPRNSEAYNLRGISLAQMGKLADAEIDINKARELFINDITAINNIAMLSILNTDYRNAVNLLLPQYLSGSKDPRLVHNLVFALVKSGDIDYALDIIRKENLNTSPEDLVNALKKTEKLPKVSMNK; this is encoded by the coding sequence ATGTCTTATAAACTTATAAAAGTTACTTTTGTTTCTGGTTTATTACTAACTTTATCTGCTTGTTCAACCTTAAATCAATCTTCACATAATTTGCCTGAACGCAAAGCAGAACAGGAAAAATTGTATGAAAACACAAAAAATTACAGCGCACTTATTTCAATGTATCGAGATGAACTAAAATTAAATCAAGATCCATTGACACAATTTAAACTATCGAAAAGTTACTATCATCTGGGAGACAGTGCATCCTCACTTATCTACCTTGAACCTTTACGATTTAGTGCGCACCCATTCAATCAAGATATTGAATTGCTCTATATCCGTAATAAAATCCAATTAGGTCAATACCAAGATGCCTATTTAGCTGCCACTGATTTAATTCAACTTGCTCCTAGAAATAGTGAAGCCTATAACCTAAGAGGTATTAGCTTAGCTCAAATGGGAAAACTGGCAGATGCAGAGATCGATATAAATAAAGCACGTGAGCTATTTATTAATGATATCACCGCTATTAATAATATCGCGATGTTAAGCATTCTAAATACTGATTATCGTAATGCAGTCAATTTACTATTACCACAATATTTAAGCGGTTCTAAAGATCCTCGCCTAGTTCATAACTTAGTCTTTGCGCTGGTTAAAAGCGGTGATATTGATTACGCATTAGATATTATCCGTAAAGAAAACTTAAATACTTCGCCTGAAGATTTAGTCAATGCACTCAAAAAAACCGAAAAATTGCCTAAAGTGAGCATGAATAAATGA
- a CDS encoding type II secretion system F family protein, whose protein sequence is MKIILFFLLIILLGVFIFIMAFSYKKKIDYHEEILAGNRPKENNEEERPKGKTKQQIELELLLVNHSPLLKLLGLIDKNIKIKLFAILFLTFINYLINKDQTAFILGCAFIIVLTILIPSIVINTILKSKIKRIMNDIPGFIDLVAVNVQTGIGVESAFKQVAIDFEHLNADLTYVILRIIRKAELTNFSAALQDLAISLPTKEIRMFCTVIQQSLNFGSSLYEHLTQLSADIREMQLLVMEEKLGTLSAKMSIPLILFIMFPIIILIVAPGAMRVLPNVL, encoded by the coding sequence ATGAAAATCATATTATTCTTTTTACTGATTATTTTACTAGGCGTCTTCATTTTTATAATGGCATTTTCTTATAAGAAAAAGATTGATTATCACGAAGAGATACTAGCAGGTAACCGCCCTAAAGAAAACAACGAAGAAGAAAGACCAAAAGGCAAAACGAAACAGCAAATTGAGCTGGAATTATTACTGGTTAATCACAGCCCTTTACTTAAGTTATTAGGGCTAATTGATAAAAATATTAAAATAAAATTATTTGCCATTTTATTTTTAACTTTTATTAATTACTTAATTAATAAAGATCAAACTGCGTTTATATTAGGTTGTGCATTTATTATTGTACTTACTATTCTAATTCCAAGTATTGTAATTAATACAATTTTAAAAAGTAAAATTAAACGTATTATGAATGACATTCCCGGTTTTATCGACTTAGTTGCAGTAAATGTTCAAACAGGTATAGGTGTTGAGTCTGCGTTTAAGCAAGTCGCTATAGATTTTGAACATTTAAATGCCGATTTAACTTATGTCATCTTACGAATTATTCGCAAAGCGGAATTAACCAACTTTAGCGCTGCACTGCAAGATCTGGCAATTTCTTTACCAACTAAAGAAATTCGGATGTTCTGTACAGTAATACAACAAAGCTTAAATTTTGGCTCTTCGCTTTATGAACATTTAACACAATTGTCTGCCGACATTCGTGAAATGCAATTACTGGTAATGGAAGAAAAGCTTGGAACACTCTCCGCTAAAATGAGTATTCCTCTTATTCTATTCATTATGTTTCCAATCATTATTTTAATTGTAGCACCTGGTGCAATGAGGGTTTTACCAAATGTCTTATAA
- a CDS encoding type II secretion system F family protein has translation MTVLYYLVFTFGILLFIFTASGWIKTRKKVNARETTLSEKFTHLIKKIKKSINLWIYYFMASNKDNLVKNLIIHFAIFAGLYYLNASFIRFDNQYFLIAEILAFILIVWKLGKRRNKKMFNEKFPEIIQVLNSATSSGISLLQALERCGRDITGPIGEEFQIIYKRLARGEDAMAVFNDSYSRYPYKEFYFFISIVRTNLSRGGQMREVISRLGRAIADSNKMEQKKKAMTSEARMSAAIVACFPIGFFFFMKIATPENFDFLINNPSGRIILYYVIGSELLGMFIIWWLMRKST, from the coding sequence ATGACTGTTCTTTATTATCTTGTGTTTACCTTCGGTATATTGTTATTCATATTTACTGCTTCAGGTTGGATTAAAACCCGTAAAAAAGTTAATGCCAGAGAAACAACTTTGAGTGAAAAATTTACTCATTTGATAAAAAAAATCAAGAAAAGCATTAACTTATGGATTTATTACTTCATGGCAAGTAATAAAGATAATTTGGTTAAAAACCTTATTATTCATTTCGCTATTTTTGCCGGCTTGTATTATTTAAATGCTTCATTTATTCGTTTTGACAACCAATATTTCCTAATTGCAGAAATTCTTGCTTTTATTCTGATTGTATGGAAATTGGGAAAACGTCGTAATAAAAAAATGTTTAATGAGAAATTTCCAGAAATAATACAAGTTCTTAATTCTGCAACATCATCAGGCATTAGTTTACTACAAGCACTTGAGCGATGCGGTAGAGATATTACAGGACCTATAGGTGAGGAATTCCAAATTATTTATAAACGTTTAGCTCGAGGTGAAGACGCTATGGCAGTATTCAATGATAGCTATTCACGCTACCCTTACAAAGAATTTTATTTCTTTATCAGCATTGTTCGAACCAATCTTTCCAGAGGTGGGCAAATGCGTGAAGTTATTTCTCGTTTAGGTAGAGCAATAGCTGATTCAAATAAAATGGAACAAAAAAAGAAAGCAATGACATCTGAAGCTAGAATGTCTGCAGCTATCGTTGCGTGTTTTCCTATAGGTTTTTTCTTCTTTATGAAAATCGCCACTCCAGAGAATTTTGATTTTCTAATTAATAACCCCTCTGGACGTATCATCCTATACTACGTTATAGGAAGCGAACTTTTAGGTATGTTTATTATCTGGTGGTTAATGAGGAAATCTACATAA
- a CDS encoding CpaF family protein, whose amino-acid sequence MLTKEQQIFFRSELLSNLDIEKLDQIQNERIKLIEELTQSLQRISSNSNIYLTPQDANYMAEIVADEIDGYGPIRELMEDESINDILVNGPDNIWVERAGILEKTDKTFINNEQLTDIAKRLVTRIGRRIDEGMPLVDARLPDGSRLNVVIKPIAIDGTSISIRKFSKSKKSLQDLVNFGSMTLDMANFLIIAARSRVNIIVSGGTGSGKTTLLNALSNYISHTERVLTLEDTAELRLEQPHVVRLETRLAGVEHTGEITMQDLVINALRMRPERIIVGECRGAEAFQMLQAMNTGHDGSMSTLHANNPRDATARLESMVMMSNASLPLEAIRRNIASAVNIIIQASRLNDGSRKITNITEVMGMENGQIVLQDIFSYEPSKERDANNNIIGKFINHGLLTRSAVYQNAQLFNLSNELQHIFKEHG is encoded by the coding sequence ATGCTAACAAAAGAACAACAAATATTTTTCCGTTCTGAATTATTAAGTAATCTGGATATAGAGAAACTAGATCAAATCCAAAATGAGCGGATAAAATTAATTGAAGAACTAACCCAATCTCTTCAACGTATTTCGAGTAACAGTAATATTTATCTTACGCCACAAGATGCTAATTATATGGCTGAAATTGTTGCCGATGAAATTGATGGCTATGGGCCAATTAGAGAATTAATGGAAGATGAATCTATCAATGACATCTTGGTAAATGGTCCTGATAATATTTGGGTTGAGCGTGCAGGTATTCTGGAAAAAACAGATAAAACCTTTATCAATAACGAACAATTAACAGATATTGCTAAGCGTTTAGTCACACGTATCGGACGACGAATTGATGAAGGAATGCCATTAGTAGATGCTCGTTTACCTGATGGTAGCCGTTTAAATGTGGTTATTAAGCCCATTGCAATAGATGGTACATCTATTTCTATTCGTAAATTCTCTAAATCGAAGAAATCATTACAAGATCTTGTCAATTTTGGCTCAATGACACTTGATATGGCGAATTTCTTAATTATTGCTGCGCGCTCTAGAGTAAATATTATTGTTTCAGGTGGAACCGGCTCAGGTAAAACGACACTTTTAAATGCACTTTCTAACTATATTTCTCATACAGAACGAGTACTAACGTTAGAAGATACGGCTGAATTACGCTTAGAGCAACCTCATGTTGTTCGTTTGGAAACGCGTTTAGCAGGTGTAGAGCATACTGGTGAAATTACAATGCAAGATCTGGTTATTAACGCATTACGTATGCGCCCGGAACGTATTATCGTTGGTGAGTGTCGTGGAGCAGAAGCATTCCAAATGTTACAGGCAATGAATACCGGACATGACGGCTCAATGTCTACTCTACATGCCAATAACCCACGTGATGCAACTGCACGTTTAGAAAGTATGGTAATGATGTCGAATGCCTCATTACCTCTAGAAGCAATTCGCCGAAATATTGCCTCTGCAGTAAATATTATTATCCAGGCATCTCGTTTAAATGATGGCTCACGTAAAATTACTAATATTACGGAAGTAATGGGTATGGAAAACGGCCAAATCGTTTTACAAGATATTTTCTCCTATGAACCAAGTAAAGAGCGTGATGCAAACAATAATATTATCGGTAAATTTATTAATCATGGACTTTTAACACGTTCTGCGGTTTACCAAAACGCTCAATTGTTTAATTTAAGTAACGAATTACAACATATTTTTAAGGAGCATGGATGA
- a CDS encoding pilus assembly protein, giving the protein MLLLDQESRTVDSVRKITVISQQNQLNNHVAQLLRSRGLENIELINMDFFAADNLSISAEETLGVIIDIGNKTHLTEITDRIHSIVPQHVWCCVIGNSDSISLAQKLLEQGVLYFNTETQLTQMVERIITGVNIPLIRDTIKVSILSCKGGIGASFISAHIANTIATKKKVPVLLAQGKNGSQDLDLLFDKKIQSDVVQSTENLDLYKGAPSQLTTDTLNKYNFIVYDQPIFNLGKEFYSDIQKESNTFILIVERKISSLRVAKQFLDECERLKNTSGQLIRTFICISDHNLEISKLMATTDIERLLRCEVDSVIPYSKHMTSNDKVLNANLSRNGKKEIESLTMKVIGILSRQKVKVPNKTGTSFLKKLFN; this is encoded by the coding sequence ATGTTACTACTCGATCAAGAAAGCCGTACTGTTGATAGCGTACGTAAAATAACGGTTATTTCACAACAAAATCAGCTAAATAACCATGTTGCACAACTTTTACGGTCCCGTGGTTTAGAAAATATTGAGTTAATTAATATGGATTTTTTTGCGGCAGATAATTTATCCATTTCTGCCGAAGAAACTCTAGGAGTCATTATCGATATAGGAAATAAAACGCATCTTACTGAAATAACCGATCGCATTCACAGTATTGTGCCACAACACGTATGGTGTTGTGTAATTGGTAATAGTGACTCTATTTCTCTTGCTCAAAAGTTACTCGAACAAGGTGTTCTTTACTTTAATACAGAGACTCAATTAACCCAAATGGTAGAGCGTATTATTACAGGCGTAAATATACCGCTTATTCGGGATACTATTAAAGTGAGTATTTTAAGTTGCAAAGGTGGTATTGGTGCAAGTTTTATTAGTGCTCATATTGCCAATACCATTGCAACGAAGAAAAAAGTTCCTGTATTGCTTGCTCAAGGAAAAAATGGTTCCCAGGACCTTGATTTATTATTCGATAAAAAAATCCAAAGCGATGTTGTTCAAAGTACAGAAAATCTTGACTTATATAAAGGAGCTCCATCTCAATTAACTACGGATACATTGAATAAATATAATTTTATTGTTTATGACCAACCTATTTTTAATCTAGGTAAAGAATTTTATTCTGATATTCAAAAAGAAAGTAATACCTTTATCTTAATTGTAGAGAGAAAAATCAGCTCATTACGGGTTGCTAAACAATTCTTAGATGAATGTGAACGGCTTAAAAATACTTCAGGGCAATTAATCCGTACTTTCATATGTATTTCAGATCATAATCTTGAAATATCAAAACTGATGGCGACCACTGATATTGAACGCTTATTAAGATGTGAAGTAGATAGTGTAATTCCTTATTCTAAACATATGACATCTAACGATAAAGTACTTAATGCTAATTTAAGTCGCAATGGAAAGAAAGAAATTGAATCTCTCACAATGAAAGTAATAGGTATTCTATCTCGCCAAAAAGTTAAGGTACCTAATAAAACAGGGACATCTTTCTTAAAGAAACTTTTTAACTAA
- a CDS encoding type II and III secretion system protein family protein encodes MLINKFQRAAFYCAMCSLFALPNHISAKTFNLEQGQSQLIKTSQKIDTIFVSSPDVADYEILDDNTFMLYAKNEGKAEIIAFDNNGNALTEDFVNVNNVINNISATNEQIQTRFPDSGLSVKKIGKAYVIEGKAKNSIESEEINRIVGEALGSQKKVIEKKIKHDNAEEEVPFLNKYQYDGVINNANEEAATQVNVKLTVAEVNKTFSDAIGINWNNLSGNFFKNLGGASISGGFGNKGGQLALVNSNNLNVLINALDNQNNGKILAEPNISMLSGETADILVGGEVPFVQRNKDGELNILYKEFGIKLLVGAKVQKSDRIRLILSQSVSTIAGNYEIENNSIPIFNTRRSKSTFEVGNGESFIISGLLNKQDLEGVKKVPILGDIPILGAFFRSANSSRESKELVVVATVNLVKPVDGSQILYPTFENTGTMERFFNSTSLKNVYHKTLTSNFLKNGGFIQ; translated from the coding sequence ATGCTAATTAATAAATTCCAAAGAGCAGCATTCTATTGTGCAATGTGTAGTTTGTTTGCATTACCTAATCATATTTCTGCAAAAACATTTAATTTAGAACAAGGGCAAAGTCAATTAATTAAGACTTCACAGAAAATTGATACTATTTTTGTTTCATCACCGGATGTTGCAGATTATGAAATTTTAGATGACAACACATTTATGCTTTATGCCAAAAATGAGGGTAAAGCAGAAATTATTGCATTTGATAATAACGGTAATGCTTTAACAGAAGATTTTGTTAATGTAAACAATGTAATAAATAACATTTCTGCAACAAATGAACAAATCCAAACTCGTTTTCCGGATAGTGGTCTTTCCGTTAAGAAAATTGGTAAGGCTTATGTTATTGAAGGTAAAGCTAAAAACTCAATTGAAAGTGAAGAAATTAACCGCATTGTAGGCGAAGCCTTAGGTTCTCAGAAAAAGGTGATCGAAAAGAAAATTAAACATGATAACGCAGAAGAAGAAGTCCCTTTCTTGAATAAATATCAATATGATGGGGTTATCAATAATGCGAATGAAGAAGCTGCAACTCAAGTTAATGTGAAATTAACTGTTGCAGAAGTGAACAAAACTTTCTCTGATGCAATCGGTATTAACTGGAATAACTTAAGTGGTAATTTCTTCAAAAATTTAGGCGGAGCCTCAATTAGTGGAGGCTTTGGTAATAAGGGAGGACAATTAGCTTTAGTTAATTCCAATAATCTAAATGTTCTCATTAATGCATTAGACAATCAAAATAACGGCAAAATTTTAGCAGAACCAAATATTTCTATGCTCTCCGGAGAAACTGCCGATATTTTAGTTGGCGGCGAAGTCCCTTTTGTACAACGCAATAAAGATGGTGAACTCAATATTCTTTATAAAGAGTTTGGCATTAAATTACTTGTTGGTGCAAAAGTACAAAAAAGCGATCGTATTCGTTTAATTCTTTCACAATCTGTCAGCACAATTGCTGGAAATTATGAAATTGAGAATAACTCTATTCCTATCTTTAATACTCGTCGTTCTAAGTCAACCTTTGAAGTAGGTAATGGTGAAAGTTTTATTATCAGCGGTTTATTGAATAAACAAGACCTTGAAGGAGTGAAGAAAGTACCGATTCTGGGAGATATTCCGATTTTAGGAGCATTTTTCCGCAGTGCAAATTCATCTCGTGAAAGTAAGGAACTTGTCGTAGTTGCGACAGTAAACTTAGTAAAACCGGTTGATGGCTCACAAATACTTTATCCAACATTTGAAAATACCGGAACAATGGAAAGATTTTTTAACAGTACATCATTAAAAAATGTTTACCACAAAACACTAACGTCTAACTTCTTAAAAAATGGTGGTTTTATACAATGA
- a CDS encoding A24 family peptidase, whose translation MLLFHFRSILLAAIILLLIRLSWTDLQQRIISNRIIVALVCVIIPFSWLTHSTFYFLPALLCLIIGFLLFLCKVIGAGDVKLLSVLMLAVPTEYAPYFLFLTALSGLILIIIGSLFFFRSIREKGLPYGIAISSGFLATVVLFSL comes from the coding sequence ATGTTGTTATTTCACTTCCGTTCTATTTTACTTGCCGCCATTATTTTATTGTTAATAAGGCTTTCTTGGACAGATCTCCAACAACGTATTATTAGTAATCGAATCATCGTAGCACTGGTATGTGTAATTATCCCATTCAGTTGGCTTACACATAGTACGTTCTACTTCTTACCGGCGTTACTTTGCTTAATCATCGGTTTTCTGCTTTTTTTATGTAAAGTAATTGGTGCCGGCGATGTGAAATTACTTTCTGTCTTGATGTTGGCTGTCCCCACAGAATATGCCCCATATTTTCTTTTTCTAACTGCATTATCAGGGCTGATACTCATTATTATCGGTAGCTTGTTCTTTTTTCGTTCTATTCGAGAAAAAGGGCTCCCCTATGGGATTGCAATTAGCTCGGGCTTTTTAGCGACAGTCGTGCTATTTAGCCTATAA
- a CDS encoding Flp family type IVb pilin — protein MNIKDFIRFCQQQKGITSIEYGLIGCAVAVFVVFVLYGDNSFSKETLIKFEQFANLVKSALLTVS, from the coding sequence ATGAACATTAAAGACTTTATTCGATTTTGTCAGCAACAAAAAGGGATTACCTCAATTGAATATGGCTTAATTGGTTGTGCAGTGGCAGTATTTGTTGTATTTGTGTTATACGGTGATAACAGCTTCAGCAAAGAAACCTTAATAAAATTTGAGCAATTTGCAAACTTAGTTAAAAGCGCACTTTTGACCGTTTCGTGA